A window of the Cystobacter fuscus genome harbors these coding sequences:
- a CDS encoding S66 peptidase family protein gives MRWLKPLPLRPRDTVQVVAPAGPFDVQAFEKGLEVLGQRYTPTYRPDLYDAWRYLAGSDARRAEELSAALSDTSSRAIFCARGGYGSMRLLPSLSFKDLAPSALVGFSDMTSLHAVLQASGRVSIHGPVVTHLGIQPPAVQDYLFRLLESPEPPPPLQGTTLYVPGVVEGPLLGGNLSVFSRLLGTPYLPPLDGAILLLEDVGEKPYRLDRMWTHLRLAGVFDRVRGIVLGQFTDCENKDSPYGSADVLRSLAEETGLPCAAGFPIGHDTPNYPVALGTHVRLDAGAALLTFLEGAVQA, from the coding sequence GTGCGTTGGCTCAAACCCCTTCCCCTGCGTCCTCGCGACACCGTCCAGGTCGTCGCCCCCGCCGGCCCCTTCGACGTCCAGGCGTTCGAGAAGGGTCTGGAGGTGCTCGGACAGCGCTACACGCCCACCTATCGGCCGGATCTCTATGACGCGTGGCGCTACCTCGCCGGGAGCGATGCCCGCCGGGCCGAGGAGCTGTCCGCGGCGCTCTCCGACACCTCGTCCCGCGCCATCTTCTGTGCCCGGGGCGGCTACGGCTCCATGCGTCTGTTGCCGTCGCTGTCCTTCAAGGATCTCGCCCCCTCCGCCCTGGTGGGCTTCTCCGACATGACTTCCCTGCACGCGGTGCTCCAGGCCTCGGGGCGCGTCTCCATCCACGGGCCCGTCGTCACCCACCTGGGGATCCAGCCCCCCGCCGTCCAGGACTACCTCTTCCGTCTCCTCGAGTCCCCCGAGCCTCCGCCGCCCCTGCAAGGCACGACCCTCTATGTTCCGGGCGTCGTCGAGGGGCCGCTGCTCGGGGGCAACCTCTCCGTCTTCTCGCGGCTGCTGGGCACGCCCTACCTGCCGCCGCTCGATGGCGCCATCCTCCTGCTCGAGGACGTGGGCGAGAAGCCCTACCGGCTCGACCGGATGTGGACGCACTTGCGGCTCGCGGGCGTCTTCGATCGTGTGCGTGGCATCGTGCTCGGCCAGTTCACCGACTGCGAGAACAAGGACTCGCCCTACGGCTCCGCGGATGTCCTGCGCTCGCTCGCCGAGGAGACGGGACTGCCGTGCGCGGCGGGCTTCCCCATCGGCCACGACACGCCCAACTATCCCGTCGCCCTGGGCACCCACGTGCGCTTGGACGCCGGCGCCGCCCTCCTCACCTTCCTCGAGGGCGCGGTCCAGGCATGA
- a CDS encoding serine hydrolase domain-containing protein — protein sequence MSSHPIAQLQQVLDEAVTLGIFPSAQAVVLHRGVQVFGGVAGPVTGDTRFDLASLTKVLNTTALFLRLWTEGKVGPETPVARFFPGSPVGDAGATVADLLYHRSGLPPFVPFFAEALTSTPELLDPACSSTTRARVRDEVIQAAARTPLAAPWRTRTAYSDVGFILLGEILARVGGAPLDILFSRHVAGPLGLGARYHRLTDFPTDGLVAPTGATRPREPAPGQETMWGELPSRPSVLGEVDDDNAWVLDGVSGHAGLFGTAVDVARFGQAILAGCAGDAAIAPGPLWFRALATDPLLPGSTRSMGFDSPSEGLSSAGHFIGDTPPGAVGHLGFTGTSLWVDLRRSLVVALVTNRVAHGRKEVRIRDFRPIFHDLVVDSLGLDDLTPKAHG from the coding sequence ATGAGCTCCCATCCCATCGCCCAGCTCCAGCAGGTGCTCGACGAGGCCGTCACGCTCGGCATCTTCCCGTCCGCCCAGGCCGTGGTGTTGCACCGGGGCGTCCAGGTCTTCGGCGGGGTGGCGGGGCCCGTCACCGGCGACACGCGTTTCGATCTGGCGTCCCTCACCAAGGTGCTCAACACCACGGCGCTCTTCCTGCGGCTGTGGACCGAGGGCAAGGTGGGCCCCGAGACGCCCGTGGCGCGCTTCTTCCCCGGCTCGCCCGTGGGGGACGCCGGCGCCACCGTGGCGGACCTGCTCTACCACCGCTCGGGTCTGCCCCCCTTCGTGCCCTTCTTCGCCGAGGCGCTCACCTCCACTCCCGAGCTGTTGGACCCCGCCTGTTCCTCCACCACGCGCGCCCGGGTCCGGGACGAGGTGATCCAGGCCGCCGCGCGCACGCCGCTCGCGGCCCCGTGGCGCACCCGCACCGCCTACAGCGACGTGGGCTTCATCCTCCTCGGGGAGATCCTCGCCCGGGTGGGTGGGGCGCCTCTGGACATCCTCTTCTCGCGCCATGTCGCCGGGCCTCTCGGGCTCGGCGCGCGCTACCACCGGCTCACGGATTTTCCCACGGATGGCCTCGTCGCGCCCACGGGGGCCACCCGTCCTCGCGAGCCCGCTCCCGGTCAGGAGACGATGTGGGGCGAGCTTCCGTCCCGGCCCTCCGTCCTCGGCGAGGTGGATGACGACAACGCCTGGGTGCTGGACGGTGTGAGCGGCCATGCGGGCCTCTTCGGCACCGCGGTGGACGTGGCGCGCTTCGGCCAGGCCATCCTCGCCGGGTGCGCGGGGGACGCGGCGATCGCCCCCGGGCCGCTGTGGTTCCGCGCGCTGGCCACGGATCCGCTCCTGCCGGGCAGCACGCGCTCCATGGGGTTCGACTCTCCCTCCGAGGGCCTGTCCAGCGCGGGCCACTTCATCGGTGACACGCCTCCGGGCGCGGTGGGCCATCTGGGCTTCACCGGTACCAGTCTCTGGGTGGACCTGCGCCGCTCGCTCGTGGTGGCGCTCGTCACCAACCGCGTGGCGCACGGCCGCAAGGAAGTGCGCATCCGCGACTTCCGCCCCATCTTTCATGACCTCGTCGTGGATTCCCTCGGGCTCGACGACCTCACCCCGAAAGCACATGGCTGA
- the mpl gene encoding UDP-N-acetylmuramate:L-alanyl-gamma-D-glutamyl-meso-diaminopimelate ligase has protein sequence MADDNGNVLDTLSPGAVRRIHLIGVAGTGMGSFAGMLKAAGYDVTGSDENVYPPMSDMLRAWGIQALTPYKPENLDVVRPDLVIVGNVIRRVNPEATAVRERRLPQMSFPAALGSLFLEHAHSVVVAGTHGKTTTSSLMAHVLVEAGRDPSFLVGGVTQNYAGNYRVGKGAHFVVEGDEYDTVYWDKGSKFLHYRPKTAILTSVEFDHADIFRDLPHYESTFDKFVRLIPKDGRLVVCAAYPNAVKLARACPGEVITYVAREGAEADYTPRNVRFGPEGARFEVVERGSVLGTALVTLSGMHNVENTLSVIAAARGLGLSFEEICRGLATFQGVKRRQEVRAEVGGILVVDDFAHHPTAVRETIAAIRHRYPERRLWAIFEPRSNTSRRNIHQEDYAHAFTGAARASLKVPERHDKVPVDQELDVPRVIEALKAQGIAADSTVDVPSLVERVARESQPGDVLLVMSNGSFGGFIDKLLAALRARMGEG, from the coding sequence ATGGCTGACGACAACGGCAACGTCCTCGACACCCTCTCTCCCGGCGCGGTGCGCCGCATCCACCTCATCGGCGTGGCCGGCACGGGCATGGGCTCGTTCGCGGGCATGCTCAAGGCCGCGGGCTACGACGTCACCGGCAGCGACGAGAACGTCTACCCGCCCATGAGCGACATGCTGCGCGCCTGGGGCATCCAGGCGCTCACGCCCTACAAGCCGGAGAACCTCGACGTGGTCCGGCCGGACCTGGTCATCGTCGGCAACGTCATCCGCCGGGTGAATCCCGAGGCCACCGCCGTGCGCGAGCGCCGCCTGCCGCAGATGAGCTTCCCGGCCGCGCTGGGCTCGCTCTTCCTGGAGCACGCGCACTCGGTGGTGGTGGCGGGCACCCACGGCAAGACGACCACGTCCTCGCTGATGGCCCACGTCCTGGTGGAGGCGGGGAGGGATCCGTCCTTCCTCGTGGGCGGCGTCACCCAGAACTACGCGGGCAACTACCGGGTGGGCAAGGGCGCGCACTTCGTCGTCGAGGGCGACGAGTACGACACCGTCTACTGGGACAAGGGCTCCAAGTTCCTGCACTACCGGCCCAAGACGGCCATCCTCACGAGCGTGGAGTTCGACCACGCGGACATCTTCCGCGACCTGCCGCACTACGAGTCCACCTTCGACAAGTTCGTCCGGCTCATCCCCAAGGACGGCCGGCTGGTGGTGTGTGCCGCGTACCCCAACGCGGTGAAGCTCGCGCGGGCGTGCCCGGGTGAGGTCATCACCTATGTGGCCCGCGAGGGCGCCGAGGCCGACTACACCCCGCGCAACGTGCGCTTCGGTCCCGAGGGCGCGCGCTTCGAGGTGGTGGAGCGGGGCAGCGTGCTGGGCACCGCGCTGGTGACGCTCTCCGGCATGCACAACGTGGAGAACACGCTGAGCGTCATCGCCGCGGCGCGGGGGTTGGGTCTGTCGTTCGAGGAGATCTGCCGGGGGCTCGCCACCTTCCAGGGCGTGAAGCGGCGCCAGGAGGTGCGCGCGGAGGTGGGCGGCATCCTCGTGGTGGACGACTTCGCGCACCATCCCACGGCGGTGCGCGAGACGATCGCCGCCATCCGCCACCGCTACCCGGAGCGCCGGCTGTGGGCCATCTTCGAGCCCCGATCGAACACGAGCCGCCGCAACATCCACCAGGAGGACTACGCCCACGCCTTCACCGGCGCCGCGCGTGCGAGCCTCAAGGTGCCCGAGCGCCATGACAAGGTGCCCGTGGACCAGGAACTGGACGTGCCCCGTGTCATCGAGGCGCTCAAGGCGCAGGGCATCGCCGCCGACTCCACGGTGGACGTGCCCTCGCTCGTGGAGCGCGTGGCGCGCGAGTCCCAGCCGGGTGACGTGTTGCTCGTCATGAGCAATGGCTCCTTCGGGGGCTTCATCGACAAGCTGCTCGCCGCGCTGCGCGCCCGGATGGGGGAGGGCTAG
- a CDS encoding TlpA family protein disulfide reductase has product MRSIRLLLTSLALSGCVSAMPPLTGSALRTSQAGLGGGEPLEFTVKRHPGGEPYSLSEDRGSVVLIDVWATWCEPCRDALPLYQELAKHYGARGLKVYALNVDEDVRAVPPFLAETKVALPVLLDAQAAVADKVLRVRGLPTMLLVDRKGHVRYMHEGFAEEYLMKYQNEIEELLSEQ; this is encoded by the coding sequence ATGCGTTCCATTCGACTCCTGCTGACCTCACTCGCCCTGTCCGGCTGTGTCTCCGCGATGCCGCCGCTCACCGGGTCCGCGCTCCGCACCTCCCAGGCGGGTCTGGGGGGAGGCGAGCCGTTGGAGTTCACCGTCAAGCGCCATCCCGGCGGTGAGCCCTACTCGCTCTCCGAGGATCGCGGCAGCGTGGTGCTCATCGACGTGTGGGCGACCTGGTGCGAGCCCTGCCGCGACGCGCTTCCCCTGTACCAGGAACTGGCGAAGCACTACGGCGCGCGGGGCCTGAAGGTCTACGCGCTCAATGTGGACGAGGACGTGCGCGCCGTGCCGCCCTTCCTGGCGGAGACGAAGGTGGCGCTGCCCGTGCTGCTCGACGCACAGGCGGCGGTGGCGGACAAGGTGCTGCGCGTGCGCGGCCTGCCGACCATGCTGCTGGTCGATCGCAAGGGGCACGTGCGCTACATGCACGAGGGCTTCGCCGAGGAGTACCTCATGAAGTACCAGAACGAGATCGAGGAGTTGCTGTCGGAGCAGTGA
- a CDS encoding inositol monophosphatase family protein, which produces MSDESPATLRRIAEEGARLAGRVLAERFHGERTIEYKGGIDLVTDADRAAEAAVLGFIRQHYPHHSVLAEESGASQGSGIRWIVDPLDGTTNYAHQVPHFCVSVGVEGPDGLLAGAIYDPMLEELFSAARGEGATLNGRALKVSGCTEFSRALLCTGFPYDVHHKPEGPLGMLRRFIVRAQGMRRTGSAALDLAYVAAGRFDGYFEFGLKPWDEAAGALLVAEAGGVMVRIDGEPYRVGYGDVLACAPGLAPQFIAESKGFLADIGWSPRAFQP; this is translated from the coding sequence ATGTCCGATGAGTCTCCGGCCACGCTGCGCCGTATCGCCGAGGAAGGTGCCCGTCTGGCGGGACGCGTGCTCGCCGAGCGTTTCCATGGCGAGCGCACCATCGAGTACAAGGGGGGCATCGATCTGGTCACCGACGCGGACCGCGCGGCGGAGGCGGCGGTGCTCGGCTTCATCCGCCAGCACTACCCCCACCACTCGGTGCTGGCCGAGGAGAGCGGCGCCTCACAGGGCTCGGGCATCCGGTGGATCGTGGATCCGCTGGATGGCACCACCAACTACGCGCACCAGGTGCCGCACTTCTGCGTGAGCGTGGGGGTGGAGGGTCCGGACGGGCTGCTCGCGGGTGCCATCTATGATCCGATGCTCGAGGAGCTCTTCTCCGCGGCGCGGGGAGAGGGGGCGACGCTCAACGGACGGGCGTTGAAGGTCTCGGGGTGCACGGAGTTCTCGCGCGCCCTGCTGTGCACGGGCTTTCCCTATGACGTGCACCACAAGCCCGAGGGGCCGCTGGGGATGTTGCGGCGCTTCATCGTCCGGGCGCAGGGCATGCGGCGCACGGGCAGCGCCGCGTTGGATCTGGCGTACGTGGCGGCGGGGCGCTTCGACGGCTACTTCGAGTTTGGCCTCAAGCCCTGGGACGAGGCGGCGGGAGCGCTGCTGGTGGCGGAGGCGGGTGGGGTGATGGTGCGCATCGACGGGGAGCCGTACCGGGTGGGCTACGGGGACGTGCTCGCGTGCGCGCCGGGCCTGGCACCGCAGTTCATCGCCGAGAGCAAGGGCTTCCTCGCGGACATCGGCTGGAGCCCCCGCGCGTTTCAGCCCTGA
- a CDS encoding cyclic nucleotide-binding domain-containing protein, with protein MEKLAVVSSSPLFEMLSSAELAYLAELSEQRRYCAGDVVFEEGERGDCLYLIARGEVELTRRDGGGVSRPLTVLGAPGFFGEMSLIDLEDRSATVRVRTDTELLRLTTEHLATFRQQHRDGFTFVVLNIARILSARVREANARLSARQG; from the coding sequence ATGGAGAAGCTGGCCGTCGTGTCGTCATCGCCGTTGTTCGAGATGCTCTCCAGCGCGGAACTCGCCTACCTGGCCGAGCTGTCCGAGCAGCGGCGCTACTGCGCCGGGGACGTGGTGTTCGAGGAGGGCGAGCGCGGAGACTGCCTCTACCTCATCGCCCGGGGAGAAGTGGAGCTGACGCGGCGGGATGGCGGCGGCGTGTCCCGGCCCCTCACGGTGCTCGGCGCGCCGGGCTTCTTCGGAGAGATGAGCCTCATCGATCTCGAGGACCGCTCCGCCACCGTGCGGGTACGCACGGACACGGAGCTGTTGCGGCTCACCACCGAGCACCTCGCCACCTTCCGGCAGCAGCACCGCGACGGCTTCACCTTCGTCGTGCTCAACATCGCGCGCATCCTGTCGGCCCGGGTGCGCGAGGCCAACGCCCGGCTGTCCGCCCGTCAGGGCTGA
- the mglA gene encoding gliding-motility regulator Ras-like GTPase MglA, translated as MSFINYSSREINCKIVYYGPGLCGKTTNLQYIYNKTAAETKGKLISLSTETDRTLFFDFLPLSLGEIRGFKTRFHLYTVPGQVFYDASRKLILKGVDGVVFVADSQVERMEANMESLENLRINLAEQGYDLNKIPSVMQYNKRDLPNAVSMEEMHKTLNARNIPEYQAVAPTGVGVFDTLKAVAKLVLTELKKGG; from the coding sequence ATGTCCTTCATCAACTACTCGTCTCGCGAAATCAACTGCAAGATCGTCTACTACGGTCCCGGGTTGTGCGGGAAGACGACGAACCTGCAGTACATCTACAACAAGACCGCCGCGGAGACGAAGGGCAAGCTCATCTCGCTCTCCACGGAGACGGACCGCACGCTCTTCTTCGACTTCCTGCCGCTGTCGCTCGGGGAGATCCGCGGCTTCAAGACGCGCTTCCACCTGTACACGGTGCCCGGTCAGGTCTTCTACGACGCCAGCCGCAAGCTCATCCTCAAGGGCGTGGACGGCGTGGTGTTCGTGGCCGACAGCCAGGTCGAGCGCATGGAAGCCAACATGGAGTCGTTGGAGAACCTGCGCATCAACCTGGCCGAGCAGGGCTACGACCTGAACAAGATCCCCTCCGTCATGCAGTACAACAAGCGCGACCTGCCCAACGCGGTCTCGATGGAGGAGATGCACAAGACGCTCAACGCGCGCAACATCCCCGAGTACCAGGCGGTGGCCCCCACGGGCGTGGGCGTCTTCGACACGCTCAAGGCCGTGGCCAAGCTGGTGCTCACGGAGCTCAAGAAGGGCGGCTAG
- the mglB gene encoding gliding-motility regulator GTPase-activating protein MglB, which yields MGTQLVMYEEEFTKINAVCDRLTKDANAKVVFLVDKNGQLISSAGQTQNIDTTSLASLTAGNVAAMGGLAKLIGENEFPHQFHEGAKDSLYMTIVGSRVVLVVIFDNRTSLGLVRLRIKKASDELTKIFESLVKKTDGPGVGSPFAEISDDDIDNLFSE from the coding sequence ATGGGCACGCAATTGGTGATGTACGAAGAGGAGTTCACCAAGATCAACGCGGTTTGCGACCGGCTGACCAAGGACGCGAACGCGAAGGTGGTGTTCCTCGTCGACAAGAACGGTCAGCTCATCTCTTCCGCGGGGCAGACCCAGAACATCGACACCACGTCACTGGCCTCGCTGACGGCCGGCAACGTGGCGGCGATGGGCGGCTTGGCCAAGCTGATTGGCGAGAACGAGTTCCCCCATCAGTTCCACGAGGGGGCCAAGGACTCGCTCTACATGACCATCGTGGGCAGCCGCGTGGTCCTGGTCGTCATCTTCGACAACCGCACGAGTCTCGGCCTGGTGCGCCTGCGCATCAAGAAGGCCAGCGACGAACTGACCAAGATCTTCGAGAGCCTCGTGAAGAAGACCGATGGTCCCGGTGTCGGCTCTCCGTTCGCCGAGATTTCCGACGACGATATCGACAACCTCTTCAGCGAGTAA
- a CDS encoding protein kinase domain-containing protein yields MTETPPPPADPTTPGPWIRQAFGPYVLRRKLAEGGMAEIFLARRSDGQDGAREVVIKRIRQALVGQPDFLEMLRQEGRLATQLVHSHLVRVYEQGSVEGRAYLCMEWLAGEDFSTLVRLASLRGEFMPVPLVLRVLADAARGLHYAHDFVDASGQPLNIVHRDVSPSNLYVTFEGQVKVLDFGVAQAGGAATRPGEMKGKVIYMAPEQALGGVVDRRADVFSLGVCLYEALTHVRPFARERDAAVLDALREGDFPRPRALRPELSPELEAVVLKAMAPAPARRHGSAAEFADALERLLSREYPPATPTHLAAYLRTSVGEERYREKTFVPPFDPSGKGGGSKVVRSPMVTDAPRRRSGPPGGWPPWAAGALALCLVGVGAVLVSRRASTPALSPVQETPSLAQVESGAPKPESLADAGTRSPLADPADKEAPRTRQAGRGSSRQASASGKGKVPASLEVADIQRVVTRNRASYLSCFERHKEDLRADEGEVRMRFTIQSSGRAETSTQGALAERPLGKCLEQRLNRLRFPAHRGDAVTVVLPLGYRVTR; encoded by the coding sequence ATGACGGAAACTCCTCCTCCCCCGGCGGACCCCACCACTCCGGGCCCATGGATACGCCAGGCCTTCGGGCCGTACGTGCTCCGGCGCAAGCTGGCCGAGGGCGGAATGGCGGAAATCTTCCTCGCCCGGCGCTCGGACGGACAGGACGGGGCGCGCGAGGTCGTCATCAAGCGGATCCGCCAGGCGCTGGTGGGCCAGCCGGACTTCCTGGAGATGCTGCGCCAGGAGGGCCGCCTGGCGACGCAACTGGTGCACTCCCACCTGGTGCGCGTGTACGAGCAGGGGAGCGTGGAGGGCCGCGCCTACCTCTGCATGGAGTGGCTCGCCGGCGAGGACTTCTCCACCCTGGTGCGCCTGGCGAGCCTGCGCGGGGAGTTCATGCCGGTGCCCCTGGTGCTGCGGGTGCTCGCCGACGCGGCGCGTGGGTTGCACTACGCGCACGACTTCGTCGACGCCTCGGGCCAGCCGCTGAACATCGTCCACCGCGACGTGTCACCCTCCAACCTGTACGTGACGTTCGAGGGGCAGGTGAAGGTGCTGGACTTCGGCGTCGCCCAGGCGGGAGGGGCCGCCACGCGCCCGGGAGAGATGAAGGGCAAGGTCATCTACATGGCGCCCGAGCAGGCCCTGGGCGGGGTGGTGGACCGGCGCGCGGATGTCTTCTCCCTGGGCGTGTGCCTCTACGAGGCCCTCACCCATGTGCGCCCCTTCGCCCGGGAGCGGGACGCGGCGGTGCTGGATGCGCTGCGCGAGGGGGACTTCCCACGCCCGCGCGCCCTGCGGCCCGAGCTGTCCCCGGAGCTGGAGGCGGTGGTGCTCAAGGCGATGGCCCCCGCGCCCGCGCGCCGCCATGGCTCCGCTGCCGAGTTCGCCGACGCGCTCGAGCGGCTGCTGTCGCGTGAGTACCCTCCGGCGACTCCCACCCACCTCGCCGCGTACCTGCGCACGAGCGTGGGCGAGGAGCGCTACCGGGAGAAGACGTTCGTCCCGCCGTTCGACCCGTCCGGGAAGGGGGGCGGCTCCAAGGTGGTGCGCTCCCCGATGGTCACGGACGCTCCGCGACGGAGGTCCGGGCCGCCTGGCGGGTGGCCGCCGTGGGCCGCCGGGGCGCTGGCGCTGTGCCTGGTGGGCGTGGGGGCCGTGCTCGTCTCGCGTCGGGCCTCCACCCCAGCGCTTTCCCCCGTCCAGGAGACTCCCTCCCTGGCCCAGGTGGAGAGCGGTGCTCCGAAGCCCGAGTCCCTCGCGGACGCGGGGACCCGGTCGCCTCTCGCGGATCCTGCCGACAAGGAGGCGCCCAGGACACGGCAGGCGGGGCGGGGCTCTTCCCGGCAGGCGTCCGCGTCGGGCAAGGGCAAGGTGCCTGCCTCGTTGGAGGTCGCGGACATCCAGCGCGTGGTGACGCGCAACCGGGCGAGCTACCTGTCCTGCTTCGAGCGGCACAAGGAGGACCTGCGCGCGGACGAGGGCGAGGTGCGGATGCGCTTCACCATCCAGTCCTCGGGCCGGGCGGAGACGAGCACCCAGGGCGCGCTGGCGGAGCGCCCGCTGGGCAAGTGCCTGGAGCAGCGGTTGAACCGGTTGCGTTTTCCCGCGCACCGCGGTGACGCGGTGACGGTGGTGCTGCCGCTGGGCTACCGCGTCACGCGCTAG
- the recR gene encoding recombination mediator RecR, with protein MTPDPLNRLVAQLAKLPGIGEKTAQRLAFHILRAPGEYAMDLSQAIREVKEKVHLCGRCFSLTDAHLCGFCQDQRRDDRVVCVVESFADLMALERTREFKGRYHVLHGVLSPLDGVGPEQLRIKELLERLGDGRVEEIILATNPDVEGEATALYLTRLLKPAGIRVSRIAQGLPMGGDLEYADQATLAKALSARRDL; from the coding sequence ATGACGCCTGATCCTCTCAACCGCCTGGTCGCCCAGCTCGCGAAGCTCCCCGGCATCGGGGAGAAGACCGCCCAGCGCCTCGCCTTCCACATCCTGCGTGCCCCGGGCGAATACGCCATGGACCTGTCGCAGGCCATCCGCGAGGTGAAGGAGAAGGTGCACCTGTGTGGCCGGTGCTTCTCCCTCACCGACGCGCACCTGTGCGGCTTCTGCCAGGATCAGCGGCGCGATGACCGCGTGGTGTGCGTGGTGGAGTCCTTCGCGGACCTGATGGCCCTGGAGCGCACGCGCGAGTTCAAGGGGCGCTACCACGTGCTGCACGGCGTGCTCTCGCCCCTGGACGGCGTGGGGCCCGAGCAGCTGCGCATCAAGGAGCTGCTCGAGCGGCTCGGGGATGGGCGGGTGGAGGAGATCATCCTCGCCACCAACCCCGACGTGGAGGGCGAGGCCACCGCGCTCTACCTCACGCGCCTGCTCAAGCCCGCAGGCATCCGCGTGAGCCGCATCGCCCAGGGTCTGCCCATGGGGGGAGACCTCGAGTACGCCGACCAGGCCACGCTCGCCAAGGCCCTCAGCGCCCGGCGCGATCTCTAG
- a CDS encoding YbaB/EbfC family nucleoid-associated protein, with product MPGIDLNYFIRQANKLTEKIEQRKKELAEETVEAQAGDGRVKVVANCVQEVRSIKIDKSLVDPNDLGLLEDLVTAAVNAALASSREKMQRELGKISGGVKIPGVT from the coding sequence ATGCCCGGCATCGACCTGAACTACTTCATCCGTCAGGCCAACAAGCTCACGGAGAAGATCGAGCAGCGCAAGAAGGAGTTGGCCGAGGAGACCGTCGAGGCGCAGGCCGGCGACGGCCGGGTCAAGGTGGTGGCCAACTGCGTGCAGGAAGTGCGCAGCATCAAGATCGACAAGTCCCTGGTGGACCCGAACGACCTGGGCCTGCTCGAGGACCTGGTGACCGCCGCCGTCAACGCCGCCCTGGCGAGCAGCCGCGAGAAGATGCAGCGGGAGTTGGGCAAGATCTCGGGCGGAGTGAAGATCCCCGGTGTTACGTGA
- a CDS encoding DNA polymerase III subunit gamma/tau: protein MPAQPVVRVTNVRPPPRAPLPTPEPPPVEDERYFPEEGPADGCASGECLPDEPPPPQSEFAPSSEPEPPPMEAPSIEPTTHRGAPLHMASMAMSGRDNPRRPLQDRWRAAVDTMRQASGRHAKSLACGRLLWIREGEVAIAYPPKDGFHKTTVSGTGRAIVEKALSEHFGRPTKLVVQDCAEGDKVAEGDSGPGTGAGLISLAEQDASERAAYEKSTEGRVRAHPAVRATLKLLGGEIEHIQVYDLPVRPVAAPTSESPDESP, encoded by the coding sequence GTGCCCGCCCAACCCGTGGTGCGCGTGACGAACGTGCGGCCTCCCCCGCGGGCGCCACTTCCCACGCCGGAGCCGCCTCCCGTCGAGGACGAGCGCTACTTTCCCGAGGAGGGCCCGGCCGACGGCTGCGCGTCCGGCGAGTGCCTCCCGGACGAGCCGCCTCCGCCCCAGAGCGAGTTCGCCCCCTCGAGCGAACCCGAGCCTCCGCCCATGGAGGCCCCGTCCATCGAGCCCACCACCCACCGGGGAGCGCCCCTGCACATGGCCTCCATGGCCATGTCTGGCCGCGACAATCCCCGGCGTCCGCTCCAGGACCGGTGGCGCGCGGCCGTGGACACCATGCGTCAGGCCTCGGGCCGGCACGCCAAGTCGCTCGCCTGTGGCCGCCTCTTGTGGATCCGCGAGGGAGAGGTGGCCATCGCCTACCCGCCCAAGGATGGCTTCCACAAGACCACGGTCTCGGGCACCGGGCGCGCCATCGTCGAGAAGGCCCTCTCCGAGCACTTCGGCCGCCCCACGAAGCTCGTGGTGCAGGACTGCGCGGAGGGCGACAAGGTGGCGGAGGGGGACAGCGGCCCGGGCACGGGCGCGGGACTCATCAGCCTCGCCGAGCAGGATGCCTCCGAGCGGGCCGCGTACGAGAAGAGCACCGAGGGCCGGGTTCGCGCCCATCCCGCGGTGCGTGCCACCCTCAAGCTGCTCGGCGGGGAGATCGAACACATCCAGGTCTACGACCTGCCCGTGCGTCCGGTGGCTGCCCCGACGAGCGAGTCTCCTGACGAGAGCCCCTGA